One Eurosta solidaginis isolate ZX-2024a chromosome 5, ASM4086904v1, whole genome shotgun sequence DNA segment encodes these proteins:
- the LOC137254314 gene encoding uncharacterized protein — translation MNNSLQIDDFIYNFENVESEEVCTNLEGVVVTTTQIVDNQDEEKLVELLKEFDLVDVLPFLKASQITFRSLQFLKAADLQEAIPPLGLRVEFREKLFIWKKKEYGIDDETMSMPSKVTEWLQSNNFMPSSQSSSSPHCLNKDLLSLLQQTCKGKLLLESYKKINI, via the exons atgaaCAACTCGTTGCAAATTGatgattttatttataatttcgaGAACGTGGAATCTGAAGAAGTGTGTACAAATTTAGAAGGAGTAGTTGTTACTACCACACAAATTGTTGACAATCAGGATGAGGAGAAGTTGGTAGAGCTGCTGAAAGAGTTTGATTTGGTCGACGTTTTGCCATTCCTAAAAG CTTCGCAGATAACTTTCAGAAGCCTGCAATTTCTAAAGGCTGCTGACCTACAGGAAGCCATTCCGCCGCTGGGTCTACGTGTAGAGTTTAGAGAGaaattatttatttggaagaaaaAAGAG tATGGAATAGATGATGAAACCATGTCGATGCCAAGCAAAGTAACTGAATGGTTACAAAGTAATAACTTTATGCCGTCAAGTCAATCATCTTCTTCGCCTCACTGTCTCAACAAA GATTTACTAAGTTTACTCCAACAAACTTGCAAGGGGAAGCTTTTATTAGAATCCTACAAAAAAATCAACATTTGA